In Thauera aromatica K172, one DNA window encodes the following:
- a CDS encoding 3-keto-5-aminohexanoate cleavage protein — MDEDAGTCPHPSVECFNGGRYMAKRSSKVIITCAVTGAIHTPTQSGALPYKPEDIARQAIDAANAGAAILHLHARDPQTGAPTGNPEVFAQFLPLIHEATDAVINLTTGGSPEMTVEQRLAAALRFKPEMCSLNVGSMNFAFHPMGAKVEQWQFPWEKQYVANSEGFIFRNTFADVARIYSLMSDYGTRYEHECYDIGHLYNLAYFLDRGLVKPPLFIQSVIGILGGIGADPDNVLFMRRTADRLFGDDYVWSVLAAGRHQMPLTTQAAMLGGNVRVGLEDSLFIGRGKLASSNAEQVAKIRHILEELGLEIATPAEARERLALKGKDLVNL, encoded by the coding sequence ATGGACGAGGATGCGGGCACTTGCCCGCATCCGAGTGTCGAGTGTTTCAACGGAGGCAGATACATGGCCAAGCGGTCCAGCAAGGTGATCATCACCTGCGCCGTCACGGGGGCGATCCATACCCCCACTCAGTCCGGGGCTCTGCCCTACAAGCCGGAGGACATCGCCCGCCAGGCGATCGATGCCGCCAATGCCGGCGCCGCCATTCTTCATCTTCATGCACGTGACCCGCAGACCGGTGCGCCGACCGGAAATCCGGAGGTGTTCGCCCAGTTCCTGCCCCTCATCCACGAGGCCACCGACGCGGTGATCAACCTGACCACCGGCGGCAGTCCGGAGATGACGGTAGAGCAGCGCCTCGCCGCGGCCTTGCGCTTCAAGCCCGAGATGTGCTCGCTCAACGTGGGTTCGATGAATTTCGCCTTTCATCCGATGGGCGCCAAGGTCGAACAATGGCAATTCCCGTGGGAAAAGCAGTACGTCGCCAACAGCGAAGGGTTCATCTTCCGCAACACGTTCGCCGACGTTGCGCGCATCTATTCCCTGATGTCGGATTACGGCACTCGCTACGAGCATGAGTGCTACGACATCGGACATCTCTATAACCTCGCCTATTTCCTCGACCGTGGCCTGGTCAAGCCGCCGCTGTTCATCCAGAGCGTGATCGGCATCCTCGGCGGCATCGGTGCCGATCCGGACAACGTGCTGTTCATGCGTCGCACCGCCGACCGCCTGTTTGGGGACGACTACGTTTGGTCGGTGCTGGCCGCCGGCCGCCACCAGATGCCACTCACCACGCAGGCGGCCATGCTGGGGGGCAACGTGCGCGTAGGGCTGGAGGATTCGCTCTTCATCGGCCGGGGCAAGTTGGCCTCGAGCAATGCGGAACAAGTCGCGAAAATCCGCCACATCCTGGAAGAGCTGGGGCTCGAGATCGCCACCCCTGCCGAGGCGCGGGAACGGTTGGCGCTGAAAGGCAAGGATTTGGTCAATCTTTAG